One genomic region from Leifsonia sp. Root1293 encodes:
- a CDS encoding F0F1 ATP synthase subunit delta, giving the protein MGSATREALVSARAALTAQGGTADLATGEALLASARVIGSSPQLLTALSDNGAEPEAKKALVSSIFSPTVTPAALALLGDVAAARWSDADDVLEGIEDLGLRVVAASAPAGTDVDAELFSFGRTVSGNAELELALSSKLGSNEAKAALVDTLLAGKASQQAAVILSHLVQQPRGRRIGELVRYAASVVAAESGYAVATVTSATVLSDAQVARLAAGLSAKYGRDLRINQVVDPSVIGGLRVQVGDDIIDGSVAKRLDDVRLQLAG; this is encoded by the coding sequence ATGGGATCAGCGACCAGAGAGGCCCTCGTCTCGGCGAGGGCTGCCCTGACCGCTCAGGGCGGAACAGCCGACCTGGCGACGGGTGAGGCGCTCCTCGCGTCCGCCCGCGTCATCGGCTCATCACCGCAGCTGCTCACGGCTCTCTCCGACAACGGTGCTGAGCCCGAGGCGAAGAAGGCGCTCGTCTCGAGCATCTTCTCCCCGACAGTGACGCCGGCAGCCCTCGCCCTCCTGGGCGATGTCGCCGCTGCGCGCTGGTCGGATGCCGATGACGTGCTCGAGGGCATCGAAGACCTCGGTCTGCGCGTCGTCGCCGCCTCCGCCCCTGCTGGAACCGACGTCGACGCCGAGCTGTTCTCATTCGGTCGCACGGTCTCCGGCAACGCCGAACTCGAGCTGGCTCTCAGCTCGAAGCTCGGTTCCAACGAGGCCAAGGCGGCCCTGGTCGACACCCTGCTCGCGGGCAAGGCGTCGCAGCAGGCCGCCGTGATCCTCTCCCACCTCGTGCAGCAGCCGCGCGGCCGTCGCATCGGCGAACTCGTTCGCTACGCGGCATCCGTCGTCGCTGCCGAATCCGGCTACGCGGTGGCCACCGTCACCTCGGCGACGGTGCTCAGCGACGCACAGGTCGCCCGGCTCGCCGCCGGCCTGTCGGCCAAGTACGGCCGGGACCTGCGCATCAACCAGGTCGTCGACCCGAGTGTCATCGGAGGCCTGCGCGTGCAGGTCGGCGACGACATCATCGACGGCAGCGTCGCGAAGCGTCTCGACGACGTGCGACTCCAGCTTGCCGGCTAG
- a CDS encoding aldo/keto reductase, producing MASIEHRTLGPSGLVVSTVGLGCNNFGRTGTASEDQAGTSAVIDAAIDAGVTLFDTADIYGAERGLSETLMGNALRGGKREKIVLATKFGMDMGGLNGPDWNARGSRRYIRLAVEASLRRLQTDWIDLYQLHQPDRNTPIEETLAALDDLVTAGKVRYIGSSNLSGWQIAEAELTARLGSHPRFISSQNEYSLLERTAETEVIPAVEHFGLGFLPWFPLYNGLLTGKFTRAGGPEDSRIMRIRRHLADSAPWGTMDRYQEFCTERGITMLEATFGWMLAQPALTSVIAGATRPEQIIQNAEAATSWQPTTDDLAQISALFDPTALEA from the coding sequence ATGGCCTCCATCGAACACCGCACCCTCGGGCCATCCGGCCTCGTCGTCTCGACCGTCGGCCTCGGCTGCAACAACTTCGGGCGGACCGGGACGGCGAGTGAGGACCAGGCTGGAACCAGCGCCGTCATCGACGCCGCCATCGACGCAGGCGTGACGCTCTTCGACACCGCCGACATCTACGGCGCCGAACGCGGGCTCAGCGAGACCCTCATGGGGAATGCGCTCCGCGGAGGCAAGCGCGAGAAGATCGTGCTCGCCACGAAGTTCGGCATGGACATGGGCGGCCTGAACGGCCCGGATTGGAACGCCCGCGGTTCCCGCCGCTACATCCGGCTCGCCGTCGAGGCGAGCCTGCGCCGTCTGCAGACCGACTGGATCGACCTGTACCAGCTGCACCAGCCCGACCGGAACACGCCCATCGAGGAGACGCTCGCCGCACTCGACGACCTCGTGACGGCCGGGAAGGTCCGCTACATCGGATCATCGAACCTCAGCGGCTGGCAGATCGCGGAAGCGGAGTTAACGGCACGGCTCGGTTCGCATCCGCGTTTCATCTCGAGCCAGAACGAGTACAGCCTGCTCGAGAGGACGGCCGAGACCGAGGTGATCCCGGCCGTCGAGCACTTCGGGCTCGGCTTCCTGCCCTGGTTCCCGCTCTACAACGGTCTGCTGACGGGCAAGTTCACGCGCGCCGGCGGTCCGGAGGACAGCCGCATCATGCGCATCCGCAGGCACCTCGCCGATTCCGCGCCCTGGGGGACCATGGATCGATACCAGGAGTTCTGCACCGAGCGCGGCATCACGATGCTGGAGGCGACCTTCGGCTGGATGCTGGCGCAGCCGGCCCTCACGAGCGTGATCGCCGGCGCCACGCGGCCGGAGCAGATCATCCAGAACGCAGAGGCCGCCACGTCCTGGCAGCCGACGACCGATGATCTCGCGCAGATCTCGGCGCTGTTCGACCCGACGGCACTCGAGGCCTGA
- a CDS encoding DNA-3-methyladenine glycosylase I yields MSFGASPVPVVPPTVVVGDDGLARCSWGANDAEYRRYHDEEWGVPLHDERRLFEKLCLEGFQAGLSWITILRKRPAFRAAFFDFDAEKVAAMGEPDVERLLQDAGIIRHRGKIEATIGNARATLELGESLSELMWGFAPDAAGCQRPRSWSDVPAVTAESTALSKELRKRGYRFVGPTTMYALMQSTGMVDDHIAGCFRADD; encoded by the coding sequence GTGAGCTTCGGCGCCTCACCCGTTCCCGTCGTTCCGCCGACGGTCGTCGTCGGCGACGACGGCCTGGCGCGCTGCTCCTGGGGCGCCAACGACGCCGAGTACCGCCGCTACCACGATGAGGAATGGGGAGTGCCCCTCCACGACGAGCGACGCCTCTTCGAGAAGCTCTGCCTCGAGGGCTTCCAGGCCGGGCTCTCGTGGATCACCATCCTCCGCAAGCGCCCGGCGTTCCGGGCGGCGTTCTTCGACTTCGACGCCGAGAAGGTCGCCGCGATGGGCGAGCCCGATGTCGAACGTCTGCTGCAGGATGCCGGCATCATCCGCCACCGCGGCAAGATCGAGGCCACCATCGGCAATGCCCGTGCCACCCTCGAGCTCGGCGAGAGCCTCTCGGAACTGATGTGGGGATTCGCTCCGGATGCCGCCGGATGTCAGCGCCCGCGCTCATGGAGCGACGTGCCTGCCGTCACAGCGGAGTCCACGGCCCTGAGCAAGGAGTTGCGCAAGCGGGGCTACAGGTTCGTCGGACCGACGACGATGTACGCGCTGATGCAGTCGACGGGCATGGTCGACGATCACATCGCCGGATGCTTCCGGGCCGACGACTAG
- a CDS encoding AAA family ATPase → MTVSDRQFGDLSVAQLVVMAGLPGSGKSTIAEIIGARIGATVVSVDPIESAILSAGIDADQPTGLAAYLVAEAIAESVLVAGRSVIIDAVNAVEPARMQWRDLAARTEAVLRVIEVVCSDEELHRERLAKRVRNLPHVEELTWRAVEQSVEGYEAWTGHSAAMPRVTVDSVQSLGSNVDAAVAFITG, encoded by the coding sequence GTGACTGTGTCAGACCGCCAGTTCGGCGACCTCAGCGTGGCCCAGCTGGTCGTCATGGCCGGCCTTCCGGGCTCCGGGAAGTCGACCATCGCCGAGATCATCGGTGCGCGCATCGGCGCGACCGTCGTCTCCGTCGATCCGATCGAGTCCGCCATCCTGTCAGCGGGCATCGACGCCGATCAGCCGACCGGCCTGGCGGCCTACCTGGTCGCCGAGGCCATCGCCGAGTCCGTGCTCGTCGCGGGGCGCAGCGTGATCATCGACGCCGTCAACGCGGTCGAGCCGGCGCGGATGCAGTGGCGTGACCTCGCTGCCCGCACCGAGGCCGTGCTGCGCGTCATCGAGGTCGTGTGCTCCGACGAGGAACTGCACAGGGAACGCCTCGCCAAGAGGGTGCGCAACCTCCCGCATGTGGAAGAACTCACCTGGCGCGCCGTCGAGCAGAGTGTCGAGGGCTACGAGGCGTGGACCGGGCACAGCGCCGCCATGCCGCGGGTGACCGTCGACAGCGTGCAGTCGCTCGGCTCGAACGTCGACGCTGCCGTGGCGTTCATCACCGGCTGA
- the atpD gene encoding F0F1 ATP synthase subunit beta produces the protein MTDTATAPVQAEATGGAIGRIARVTGPVVDIEFPHDSIPSVYNALQTTITLEGETTTLTLEVAQHLGDDVVRAIALKPTDGLVRGQEVTDTGAAISVPVGDVTKGKVFNVIGEVLNGEPGETIEITERWPIHRKPPRFDQLESKTQLFETGIKVIDLLTPYVQGGKIGLFGGAGVGKTVLIQEMIQRVAQDHGGVSVFAGVGERTREGNDLIHEMEEAGVFDKTALVFGQMDEPPGTRLRVALSALTMAEYFRDVQKQDVLLFIDNIFRFTQAGSEVSTLLGRMPSAVGYQPNLADEMGVLQERITSTRGHSITSLQAIYVPADDYTDPAPATTFAHLDATTELSRAIASKGLYPAVDPLTSTSRILDPRYLGEDHYRVATTVKQILQKNKELQEIIAILGVDELSEEDKITVSRARRIEQFLSQNTYMAKKFTGVEGSTVPLKDTIESFDAIAKGEFDHVAEQAFFNVGSISDVEEKWAQIQKDNG, from the coding sequence ATGACTGACACCGCTACCGCGCCAGTCCAGGCAGAGGCCACGGGCGGCGCCATCGGGCGTATCGCCCGCGTCACCGGCCCTGTGGTCGACATCGAGTTCCCGCACGACTCGATCCCGTCGGTCTACAACGCTCTGCAGACCACCATCACGCTCGAGGGCGAGACCACGACGCTCACGCTCGAGGTCGCTCAGCACCTCGGCGACGACGTCGTGCGTGCCATCGCCCTGAAGCCCACCGACGGCCTCGTGCGCGGCCAGGAGGTCACCGACACCGGAGCGGCCATCTCGGTCCCCGTCGGCGACGTCACCAAGGGCAAGGTCTTCAACGTCATCGGCGAGGTGCTCAACGGCGAGCCCGGCGAGACCATCGAGATCACCGAGCGCTGGCCCATCCACCGCAAGCCCCCGCGCTTCGACCAGCTCGAGAGCAAGACGCAGCTGTTCGAGACCGGCATCAAGGTCATCGACCTCCTCACCCCGTACGTGCAGGGTGGAAAGATCGGCCTCTTCGGTGGAGCCGGCGTCGGCAAGACCGTCCTCATCCAGGAGATGATCCAGCGCGTCGCGCAGGACCACGGTGGTGTGTCCGTGTTCGCCGGTGTCGGTGAGCGCACCCGTGAGGGCAACGACCTCATCCACGAGATGGAGGAGGCTGGCGTCTTCGACAAGACGGCCCTTGTCTTCGGCCAGATGGACGAGCCGCCGGGAACGCGTCTGCGCGTCGCCCTCTCCGCGCTCACGATGGCGGAGTACTTCCGCGACGTGCAGAAGCAGGACGTGCTGCTCTTCATCGACAACATCTTCCGCTTCACGCAGGCAGGTTCCGAGGTCTCGACGCTTCTCGGCCGTATGCCGTCCGCCGTGGGCTACCAGCCCAACCTCGCCGACGAGATGGGTGTGCTCCAGGAGCGCATCACCTCGACCCGTGGACACTCGATCACCTCCCTGCAGGCGATCTACGTGCCGGCCGACGACTACACCGACCCGGCTCCGGCGACCACGTTCGCGCACCTCGACGCCACGACCGAGCTCTCTCGCGCCATCGCGTCGAAGGGTCTCTACCCGGCCGTCGACCCGCTGACCTCGACCTCGCGCATCCTCGACCCCCGCTACCTGGGCGAGGACCACTACCGCGTGGCCACCACGGTCAAGCAGATCCTGCAGAAGAACAAGGAGCTCCAGGAGATCATCGCCATCCTCGGTGTCGACGAACTCTCCGAGGAAGACAAGATCACGGTCTCGCGCGCCCGTCGCATCGAGCAGTTCCTCTCGCAGAACACCTACATGGCGAAGAAGTTCACCGGTGTCGAGGGTTCGACGGTTCCGCTCAAGGACACCATCGAGTCGTTCGATGCCATCGCCAAGGGCGAGTTCGACCACGTGGCCGAGCAGGCGTTCTTCAACGTCGGTTCGATCAGCGACGTCGAAGAGAAGTGGGCTCAGATCCAGAAGGACAACGGCTGA
- a CDS encoding MBL fold metallo-hydrolase — MPSWNEIADGLLVARYEPLDISVTVVRGTDGLLLVDTRCNPREAAEIAADVAALGIGAIRWVVDTHAHYDHSFGNQVFAGTATIIGHQGIPAHFAEFEAPRLAAWTADPAASPQYDWTGVELTPPHVLVADEHLLDLGGRPVRVIALGPGHTDTDVVVHVPDASTWIVGDVVEESGPPMYGSGSFPLGWPLVIADLAERMGEGDLVVPGHGAVVDRAFVHDQAHRLQTVADAISVGFAHHEPVEYVSERAAGASRMPLEMVEPAVIRGYTQLAAS, encoded by the coding sequence ATGCCCTCATGGAACGAGATCGCCGACGGCCTGCTCGTCGCCCGCTACGAGCCGCTCGACATCTCCGTCACCGTCGTGCGCGGCACCGACGGTCTGCTGCTGGTCGACACCCGCTGCAACCCACGCGAGGCGGCCGAGATCGCGGCCGACGTCGCCGCGCTCGGCATCGGCGCTATCCGCTGGGTCGTCGACACCCACGCGCACTACGACCACAGTTTCGGGAACCAGGTGTTCGCGGGCACCGCGACGATCATCGGGCACCAGGGGATCCCCGCGCACTTCGCCGAGTTCGAGGCGCCGCGACTGGCTGCGTGGACGGCGGACCCCGCAGCTTCGCCCCAGTACGACTGGACCGGCGTCGAGCTCACACCGCCGCACGTCCTCGTCGCCGACGAGCACCTGCTCGATCTGGGCGGACGCCCGGTGCGCGTCATCGCCCTGGGACCCGGCCACACGGACACCGATGTCGTCGTGCACGTTCCGGATGCCTCCACCTGGATCGTCGGGGACGTCGTCGAGGAGTCCGGGCCGCCGATGTACGGGTCAGGGTCGTTCCCGCTGGGCTGGCCGCTTGTTATCGCCGATCTGGCCGAGCGCATGGGGGAGGGTGACCTCGTCGTTCCCGGCCACGGCGCCGTCGTCGACCGGGCCTTCGTGCACGATCAGGCGCACAGGCTGCAGACGGTGGCCGACGCCATCAGCGTCGGCTTCGCCCACCACGAGCCCGTGGAGTACGTCTCCGAGCGAGCTGCCGGTGCCTCGCGGATGCCGCTCGAGATGGTGGAGCCTGCGGTCATCCGCGGGTACACGCAGCTCGCCGCATCCTGA
- a CDS encoding F0F1 ATP synthase subunit B: protein MHSLLLRAAEEGETVNPFIPELYDIVWSAVCFAIILVFFWVKILPTVKKLLDERGEAIEGNIAKADEAQRQAEAALEQYTAQLADARAEAGKIRESAREDGKKIVAEAKDSASVEAARITATAQAQIEAERQAAVVSLRSEVGTLAIDLASGVIGESLADDAKASAVVDRFLADLESSESASAGKK from the coding sequence ATGCACTCGCTGCTCCTGCGCGCTGCTGAAGAAGGCGAAACGGTCAACCCGTTCATCCCTGAGCTGTACGACATTGTGTGGTCGGCGGTCTGCTTCGCGATCATCCTTGTGTTCTTCTGGGTGAAGATCCTTCCCACGGTCAAGAAGCTGCTCGACGAGCGCGGCGAGGCCATCGAGGGGAACATCGCCAAGGCCGACGAGGCCCAGCGTCAGGCCGAGGCTGCTCTCGAGCAGTACACGGCCCAGCTGGCCGACGCACGTGCCGAGGCCGGCAAGATCCGCGAGTCCGCTCGTGAGGACGGCAAGAAGATCGTCGCAGAGGCGAAGGACTCGGCCTCGGTCGAGGCCGCGCGCATCACCGCGACGGCCCAGGCCCAGATCGAGGCCGAGCGCCAGGCCGCCGTCGTCTCGCTCCGCTCCGAGGTCGGCACCCTCGCGATCGACCTCGCCTCCGGCGTGATCGGCGAGAGCCTCGCCGACGACGCCAAGGCCAGCGCGGTCGTCGATCGCTTCCTCGCGGACCTCGAGTCCAGCGAGTCCGCCTCGGCAGGAAAGAAGTAG
- the atpA gene encoding F0F1 ATP synthase subunit alpha: MAELTISPDEIRDALKDFVKAYEPGAAAATEVGHVTDAADGIAHVEGLPSVMANELIRFADGTLGLALNLDEDEIGVVVLGEFSGIEEGMEVTRTGEVLSAPVGDNFLGRVVDPLGNPIDGLGDIEAEGRRALELQAPGVMQRKSVHEPLQTGIKAIDAMIPVGRGQRQLIIGDRQTGKTAIAIDTIINQKANWESGDVNKQVRCIYVAIGQKGSTIASVKGALEDAGAMEYTTIVAAPASDPAGFKYLAPYTGSAIGQHWMYGGKHVLIIFDDLSKQAEAYRAVSLLLRRPPGREAYPGDVFYLHSRLLERCAKLSDELGAGSMTGLPIIETKANDVSAYIPTNVISITDGQIFLQSDLFNANQRPAVDVGISVSRVGGDAQVKSIKKVSGTLKLELAQYRSLEAFAMFASDLDATSRRQLARGARLTELLKQPQYSPYPVEDQVVSIWAGTNGKLDEVPVEDILRFERELLDYLGRNTEVLSTLRETNVLSDDTTAALESAVDAFKLEFQTGEGKPLASVGSEKFEAVAEEDVNQEKIVKAKR; the protein is encoded by the coding sequence ATGGCAGAACTCACCATCAGCCCCGATGAGATCCGTGACGCGCTCAAGGACTTCGTCAAGGCATACGAGCCCGGCGCTGCTGCAGCGACCGAGGTCGGCCACGTGACGGATGCCGCCGACGGCATCGCACACGTCGAGGGCCTCCCGAGCGTCATGGCCAACGAGCTCATCCGCTTCGCGGACGGCACGCTGGGCCTCGCGCTCAACCTCGACGAAGACGAGATCGGCGTCGTCGTGCTCGGCGAGTTCTCCGGCATCGAGGAGGGCATGGAGGTCACCCGCACGGGCGAGGTCCTCTCGGCCCCCGTCGGCGACAACTTCCTGGGTCGCGTCGTCGATCCTCTCGGCAACCCCATCGACGGTCTCGGCGACATCGAGGCCGAGGGCCGTCGCGCGCTCGAGCTCCAGGCGCCCGGCGTCATGCAGCGCAAGAGCGTTCACGAGCCGCTGCAGACCGGAATCAAGGCGATCGACGCCATGATCCCCGTCGGGCGCGGCCAGCGTCAGCTGATCATCGGCGACCGCCAGACCGGCAAGACGGCCATCGCGATCGACACGATCATCAACCAGAAGGCCAACTGGGAGTCCGGCGACGTCAACAAGCAGGTGCGCTGCATCTACGTCGCGATCGGCCAGAAGGGCTCGACCATCGCCTCGGTGAAGGGCGCCCTCGAGGACGCCGGAGCGATGGAGTACACCACGATCGTGGCGGCTCCCGCATCCGACCCCGCAGGCTTCAAGTACCTCGCCCCGTACACGGGCTCGGCAATCGGCCAGCACTGGATGTACGGCGGCAAGCACGTCCTCATCATCTTCGACGACCTGTCGAAGCAGGCAGAGGCCTACCGCGCCGTGTCCCTCCTCCTCCGTCGTCCGCCGGGACGCGAGGCATACCCGGGTGACGTCTTCTACCTGCACTCGCGTCTGCTCGAGCGTTGCGCCAAGCTCTCCGACGAGCTGGGCGCCGGCTCGATGACCGGCCTGCCGATCATCGAGACCAAGGCCAACGACGTCTCGGCCTACATCCCGACCAACGTGATCTCGATCACCGACGGCCAGATCTTCCTGCAGTCCGACCTCTTCAACGCCAACCAGCGTCCCGCTGTCGACGTCGGAATCTCGGTCTCGCGAGTCGGTGGTGACGCCCAGGTCAAGTCCATCAAGAAGGTCTCCGGAACGCTCAAGCTCGAGCTCGCCCAGTACCGCTCGCTCGAGGCGTTCGCGATGTTCGCATCCGACCTCGACGCGACGAGCCGCCGCCAGCTCGCGCGAGGCGCCCGCCTCACCGAGCTGCTCAAGCAGCCGCAGTACTCGCCGTACCCCGTCGAGGACCAGGTCGTGTCGATCTGGGCCGGAACGAACGGCAAGCTCGACGAGGTTCCGGTCGAGGACATCCTGCGCTTCGAGCGCGAGCTGCTCGACTACCTCGGTCGCAACACCGAGGTGCTGTCCACGCTCCGCGAGACCAACGTGCTCTCGGACGACACCACTGCGGCTCTCGAGTCCGCGGTCGACGCCTTCAAGCTCGAGTTCCAGACCGGTGAGGGCAAGCCCCTCGCCTCGGTCGGCAGCGAGAAGTTCGAGGCCGTCGCCGAGGAAGACGTCAACCAGGAGAAGATCGTGAAGGCCAAGCGGTAA
- a CDS encoding methylated-DNA--[protein]-cysteine S-methyltransferase gives MTTDTLYIERVESPIGRIEITSDGEQITSLSIERDGRLPHDHEEAASTAVLSEAVRQLGEYFAGERTKFDLPVRLAGTEFQRAVWAELQQLDFGQFTSYGEIGAAIGRPGSGRAIGGAVGANPVPIIVGCHRVLSSTGRITGFSAGEGIPTKVWLLDHESIGHTEVAGAPAPLPGTEPTPLVDAAESTPVAS, from the coding sequence ATGACCACAGACACCCTCTACATCGAGCGCGTCGAGAGCCCGATCGGCCGCATCGAGATCACGAGCGACGGCGAGCAGATCACCTCGCTCTCCATCGAACGCGACGGTCGGCTGCCGCACGACCACGAGGAGGCTGCGTCCACCGCCGTGCTCTCCGAGGCCGTCCGCCAGCTCGGCGAGTACTTCGCCGGGGAACGCACCAAGTTCGATCTTCCCGTGCGGCTGGCCGGAACGGAGTTCCAGCGGGCGGTGTGGGCGGAGCTCCAGCAGCTCGACTTCGGCCAGTTCACCTCCTACGGCGAGATCGGAGCCGCCATCGGGCGCCCGGGGTCGGGTCGTGCCATCGGCGGCGCGGTCGGGGCGAACCCCGTGCCCATCATCGTGGGCTGCCATCGGGTGCTCTCCAGCACCGGCCGCATCACGGGCTTCAGCGCCGGCGAGGGGATCCCGACCAAGGTGTGGCTGCTCGACCACGAGAGCATCGGCCACACCGAGGTCGCCGGGGCGCCGGCCCCGCTGCCCGGAACCGAGCCAACGCCCCTCGTCGATGCCGCCGAGTCGACGCCGGTGGCCTCGTGA
- a CDS encoding F0F1 ATP synthase subunit epsilon, which translates to MAVLNVSLVSADQEVWSGEASMVVAKTVEGEIGILPGHEPLLAILAHGEVRLTLAGGEKLVADASDGFLSVEGNAVQVVARRAALV; encoded by the coding sequence ATGGCTGTCCTCAACGTCAGTCTCGTCTCGGCGGACCAGGAAGTCTGGTCCGGCGAGGCGAGCATGGTGGTCGCGAAGACCGTCGAGGGCGAGATCGGCATCCTGCCCGGCCACGAGCCCCTGCTCGCGATCCTCGCCCACGGCGAGGTGCGCCTGACGCTGGCCGGAGGCGAGAAGCTCGTCGCCGACGCGTCCGACGGGTTCCTCTCGGTCGAGGGCAACGCCGTGCAGGTCGTCGCCCGACGCGCTGCGCTCGTCTAG
- a CDS encoding F0F1 ATP synthase subunit gamma: MGAQLRVYRQKIKSAQTTKKITRAMELISASRIQKAQARVAASTPYSRAITRAVSAVATHSNVDHVLTTEPEKIERAAVVIFSSDRGLAGAFNSQVLREAEQLSELLRSQGKEVSYFLIGRKAVGYFAFRRRSFEQQWIGGTDSPEVEVAQEIGEALLEAFLRDAEDGGVDEIHVVYNRFVSMISQVPQIVRLLPLEVVEGVEEPDDGVVLPLYEFEPDAATVLDSLLPVYIESRIFNAMLQSSAAKHAATQKAMKAASDNADSLIRDYTRLANEARQSEITQQIAEIVGGADALSSK; this comes from the coding sequence ATGGGAGCGCAACTTCGGGTCTACCGGCAGAAGATCAAGTCTGCCCAGACGACCAAGAAGATCACCCGTGCGATGGAGCTGATCAGCGCATCACGCATCCAGAAGGCACAGGCGCGCGTCGCAGCATCGACGCCGTACTCGCGAGCGATCACGCGCGCGGTCTCCGCCGTGGCGACCCACTCGAACGTGGACCACGTGCTCACGACCGAGCCCGAGAAGATCGAGCGCGCAGCCGTCGTCATCTTCTCGAGCGACCGCGGCCTCGCCGGCGCGTTCAACTCGCAGGTGCTCCGCGAGGCCGAGCAGCTCTCCGAGCTGCTTCGCAGCCAGGGCAAGGAGGTCTCGTACTTCCTGATCGGCCGCAAGGCCGTCGGCTACTTCGCCTTCCGACGCCGCTCGTTCGAGCAGCAGTGGATCGGCGGGACGGACAGCCCCGAGGTCGAGGTGGCTCAGGAGATCGGCGAGGCGCTTCTCGAGGCGTTCCTGCGCGATGCCGAGGATGGTGGCGTCGACGAGATCCACGTCGTCTACAACCGCTTCGTGAGCATGATCAGCCAGGTCCCGCAGATCGTCCGGCTGCTCCCGCTCGAGGTCGTCGAGGGTGTCGAGGAGCCTGACGACGGTGTCGTCCTGCCCCTCTACGAGTTCGAGCCCGACGCTGCGACAGTGCTGGACTCCCTGCTCCCGGTGTACATCGAGAGCCGCATCTTCAACGCCATGCTGCAGTCCTCGGCCGCGAAGCACGCTGCGACGCAGAAGGCCATGAAGGCCGCGAGCGACAACGCCGATTCCCTCATCCGCGACTACACGCGTCTCGCCAACGAGGCCCGTCAGTCCGAGATCACCCAGCAGATCGCCGAAATCGTGGGTGGAGCCGACGCGCTCTCCTCGAAGTAA
- a CDS encoding YaaA family protein, protein MLILLPPSETKRDGGAGARLDVASLAFPRLAPQRRSLIRALRSLARDTEASVTALKLGRTQLGEVARNRAITTSATMPVIDRYTGVVFDALDARSLTESERAFAHAHLVVHSALLGPVAALDGVPAYRMSHDSRLPELSLKKHWGDAIARQLRPVSGLILDLRSEGYAALGPAPERAESVYLRVLTEGDDGRRRALNHFNKHAKGAFTRAVLQAGIDFSSVDELREWAASAGWTLDRLDGRPREIALVV, encoded by the coding sequence GTGCTGATCCTCCTTCCGCCGTCGGAGACCAAGCGCGACGGAGGCGCCGGCGCGCGTCTGGACGTCGCGTCACTCGCGTTCCCCAGGCTCGCGCCGCAGCGGCGCTCCCTCATCCGCGCGCTGCGCTCACTCGCCAGAGACACCGAGGCGAGCGTCACGGCCCTCAAACTCGGTCGCACCCAGCTGGGGGAGGTGGCCCGCAACCGTGCCATCACGACCTCGGCCACGATGCCCGTCATCGATCGCTACACGGGGGTCGTCTTCGACGCGCTCGACGCCCGGAGCCTGACCGAGTCGGAGCGGGCCTTCGCCCATGCGCACCTCGTGGTGCACTCCGCGCTCCTCGGCCCCGTCGCCGCTCTCGACGGCGTTCCGGCCTACAGGATGTCGCATGACTCGCGCCTGCCGGAGCTCTCGCTCAAGAAGCACTGGGGCGATGCCATCGCGCGGCAGCTGAGGCCTGTCAGCGGTCTGATCCTCGACCTGAGGAGCGAGGGCTACGCCGCCCTCGGCCCGGCGCCCGAGCGCGCCGAGTCCGTGTACCTGCGGGTGCTTACCGAGGGGGATGACGGTCGGCGACGGGCCCTCAACCACTTCAACAAGCACGCCAAGGGCGCGTTCACCCGGGCCGTCCTCCAGGCGGGAATCGATTTCTCGAGCGTGGATGAACTGAGGGAGTGGGCCGCGAGCGCCGGCTGGACGCTCGATCGCCTCGACGGAAGACCCCGCGAGATCGCCCTCGTGGTCTAG
- the atpE gene encoding F0F1 ATP synthase subunit C yields MDPVSILADINGSIAPIAFGLASIGSAIGVGIVVGKTIESVARQPELQGRLSTLMFLGIAFTEALAFIAIAVAFIPFPA; encoded by the coding sequence ATGGACCCCGTATCCATCCTCGCCGACATCAACGGCAGCATCGCCCCGATCGCCTTCGGTCTGGCTTCCATCGGATCCGCGATCGGCGTGGGCATCGTCGTCGGCAAGACGATCGAGTCCGTCGCGCGCCAGCCTGAGCTCCAGGGTCGCCTCAGCACCCTCATGTTCCTCGGCATCGCGTTCACCGAGGCACTCGCGTTCATCGCCATCGCCGTCGCGTTCATTCCGTTCCCGGCGTAA